Proteins encoded within one genomic window of Thermococcus sp. 21S7:
- a CDS encoding chemotaxis protein CheW, translating into MSEVQVVAFMVGSEEFCLDISKVREIKEMMPITRVPNAPDFVEGVINLRGQITTVVNLKKLLGYYEPDDDLSRKKIIIAEVKDEIVGIIVDSVSDVITLTDEQIEQPPKTLTSRVDIRYIKGIAKINEGERLLIMLDLDKLLGEEF; encoded by the coding sequence ATGAGTGAAGTGCAGGTTGTTGCGTTTATGGTCGGAAGCGAAGAGTTCTGCCTGGACATATCTAAAGTACGGGAGATCAAGGAGATGATGCCGATAACGAGGGTTCCGAACGCCCCTGACTTCGTTGAAGGGGTCATAAACCTTCGCGGGCAGATAACAACGGTCGTCAATCTGAAGAAGCTGCTCGGCTACTATGAACCGGATGATGACCTGTCCCGGAAAAAAATCATAATAGCAGAGGTAAAGGATGAGATCGTCGGAATAATCGTGGATTCAGTCTCTGACGTTATAACGCTGACCGATGAGCAGATTGAGCAGCCACCAAAGACTCTCACGAGCAGGGTGGATATAAGGTACATAAAGGGCATTGCCAAAATAAACGAGGGCGAGAGACTGCTCATAATGCTTGACCTGGACAAACTTCTCGGGGAGGAGTTCTAA
- a CDS encoding methyl-accepting chemotaxis protein, whose translation MRVVKASVMWILGLGVPLLAVLGTVYFSPLAGFLLGLMLSLAVSLLSDRELKTVILKCSQALDSLMEGVSPNLEDFDEELRIRFLRLEEMLKIPKAEGSPAWDRMRSELLPSLEDSLELLSRTKELVSSVPTMTVPFDANELLGNFEEERSTTAELGDYIETLTAGIEEMNTQAQALKEYALETATMAEKGKEISDNVALNVANITEVNREMEQAISTLVEQSKRIGEIVGVISSIADQTNLLALNASIEAARSGEYGRGFAVVAENIRELADQAKKSTEQISSLIVNMQRSIDTVVNSIEREFSVTSEIREAVQELIAAFDDIARRANETAGMIKDLSDSIDGQAQSVQMIMDTMDRVYSVQRALQDRLSEMSDSMLEFSRGLDEIENTLTEINELLDRSVSILNRMKGVIP comes from the coding sequence ATGAGGGTGGTGAAGGCGTCAGTCATGTGGATACTCGGATTGGGAGTGCCCCTGCTGGCCGTTCTTGGAACCGTCTACTTTAGCCCCCTCGCTGGATTCCTACTCGGTCTTATGTTATCCCTCGCCGTGAGTTTGCTCTCGGACAGGGAACTGAAGACCGTAATCTTGAAGTGTTCTCAGGCTTTGGATTCCCTCATGGAGGGAGTCTCCCCAAATCTGGAAGATTTTGATGAAGAACTCCGGATTCGGTTCCTCCGGCTGGAAGAAATGCTGAAAATACCCAAAGCGGAGGGAAGCCCCGCATGGGATAGAATGCGGTCTGAACTTCTCCCCTCGCTGGAAGACTCCCTGGAGCTTCTCTCCAGGACTAAGGAATTGGTGTCTAGCGTTCCAACCATGACGGTCCCCTTCGATGCGAACGAACTTCTGGGGAATTTTGAAGAGGAACGCTCCACCACGGCTGAGCTCGGGGACTACATCGAGACGCTGACCGCGGGTATAGAGGAGATGAACACCCAGGCGCAGGCGCTCAAGGAGTACGCCCTGGAGACCGCCACCATGGCGGAGAAGGGCAAAGAGATATCGGACAATGTTGCCCTGAACGTTGCAAATATAACCGAAGTAAACCGGGAAATGGAGCAGGCGATTTCCACACTCGTTGAGCAGTCAAAGCGGATAGGTGAGATAGTAGGGGTTATCTCATCGATTGCAGACCAGACGAACCTTTTGGCATTAAACGCCTCTATAGAAGCCGCCAGGAGTGGGGAGTACGGAAGGGGTTTTGCTGTAGTTGCAGAGAACATAAGGGAACTGGCTGATCAGGCCAAGAAATCAACGGAACAAATCTCCTCTCTAATAGTCAACATGCAGCGGAGCATAGACACGGTAGTCAATTCGATTGAAAGGGAATTCTCAGTTACCTCCGAGATACGGGAGGCCGTTCAGGAGCTGATAGCGGCCTTTGACGACATAGCCAGAAGGGCTAACGAGACCGCGGGCATGATAAAGGATCTCTCCGACAGCATCGATGGACAGGCTCAATCTGTACAGATGATAATGGACACCATGGATAGGGTCTACTCAGTTCAGAGGGCCCTTCAGGACAGGCTCTCTGAGATGTCTGATTCCATGCTGGAGTTTTCGAGAGGCCTTGACGAGATAGAAAACACTTTAACTGAAATCAACGAACTACTTGACAGGTCTGTCTCCATCCTCAACCGCATGAAGGGGGTGATTCCATGA